CGCCAAATATACCCTTTGGTATAGCAGGCCTGATCAATATTAGTAAAACCCAAACTAGACGCATTCTGAATTATTTCTTTCAACTCACTTGCAACATCAAATAGCCTGACTTTGTCAGGGTTTCTTGTACTCATTAGTCTAATTAGTTCTTGATTATGTTTGGTTGAGACATTCTCTAAATCAGCAGATTGTGTATTATCGTAATAAATTGAGAAAGGCGTTATATTGAGCTTGGGTATATTAATAACCAACACCTGGGCAGCGCCGCCGATTAATGCCTGGCTAATTGTTCGATCAATAGCCAACATCACTCTGTCCGTGTCTCGCCAGTTATTTGTCACATAATCATTGGCACCAGCCCAAATAATTACAAGATCAGAAGTTTGGAATTTATCATGTTCTAAAAACTGTTCTACTTCATGTTCAAGATTATTAATCACTTGATACGTTGGGTTATAAGACTCTTTTTCATATGCAGCTGCTGTAGCACCGCCTTCTGACTCATTAATTATTGTTAAATCAATAGCTTTCTTTTGAAAAGCCTCTTTTATGTAATCAACCCAAACTGGCCCATCAGAAAATCGCCCTGTATAATAAGGTGGACTGGATGGCAGCCATCCTTTTGTCTTTTTATACATTTTCCCTGTGTCACTCAAACTATCCCCAAAAATCACAATACGAT
This genomic stretch from Spartinivicinus poritis harbors:
- a CDS encoding SGNH/GDSL hydrolase family protein, with the translated sequence MKKLIKLSVIAVFLFSAIQLSAKEQVSINRIVIFGDSLSDTGKMYKKTKGWLPSSPPYYTGRFSDGPVWVDYIKEAFQKKAIDLTIINESEGGATAAAYEKESYNPTYQVINNLEHEVEQFLEHDKFQTSDLVIIWAGANDYVTNNWRDTDRVMLAIDRTISQALIGGAAQVLVINIPKLNITPFSIYYDNTQSADLENVSTKHNQELIRLMSTRNPDKVRLFDVASELKEIIQNASSLGFTNIDQACYTKGYIWRPFIKGKSKQFAHSESLIQYDYYDWRTEPKKMEELNRYELQELFENDPSFSENPMLHDALPSQQQMSFQQRDSFNRNSGSKLKDDESTMARSIDIAGNAPDSCDGYLFWDKVHPTTAAHKVLADRLYSFFEQHYTLH